One stretch of Streptomyces sp. MMBL 11-1 DNA includes these proteins:
- a CDS encoding GH1 family beta-glucosidase: protein MTLPLFPPGFLWGASASAFQTEGAVDADGKGPSGWDAFAALPGRIKDGTDTTRGTGFHARYREDVALLAGLGADAFRFSVSWPRVVPGGSGAVNADGLDFYDRLVDELCAHGITPAPTLYHWDTPLPLEEAGGWLDRDTAYRFAEYAGIVAERLADRVPMWITVNEPAEVTLLGYALGAHAPGRTLLFDALPAAHHQLLAHGLAVRALRAAGADNIGVALSHAPVWTAGDTDEDRIGAELYDTLTNWLFADPVLTGRYPDENLAALMPGPVADDLKVISAPLDWYGVNYYNPTLVGAPGPETPDTFSGYTMPAGLPFGIREIEGYERTGFGWPVVPEGLTEIVTALHTRYGDRLPPLYVTENGCALEEPHADDRRIAYLESHLSALRAAMDAGVDVRGYFTWSLTDNIEWTEGASQRFGLVHIDYETLTRTPKRSYAWYRELIRAQKAQKRNPAVERAYAMPPE, encoded by the coding sequence ATGACCCTGCCGTTGTTCCCTCCCGGCTTCCTCTGGGGAGCCTCCGCCTCCGCCTTCCAGACCGAGGGGGCGGTGGACGCGGACGGCAAGGGCCCCTCCGGCTGGGACGCCTTCGCCGCGCTGCCCGGCCGCATCAAGGACGGCACCGACACCACCCGGGGCACCGGCTTCCACGCCCGCTACCGCGAGGACGTCGCCCTGCTGGCCGGCCTCGGCGCCGACGCCTTCCGGTTCTCCGTCAGCTGGCCCCGCGTGGTGCCCGGCGGCAGCGGAGCCGTCAACGCCGACGGGCTCGACTTCTACGACCGGCTCGTCGACGAGCTCTGCGCCCACGGCATCACCCCCGCCCCGACCCTCTACCACTGGGACACCCCGCTCCCGCTGGAGGAGGCGGGCGGCTGGCTCGACCGGGACACCGCCTACCGCTTCGCCGAGTACGCGGGCATCGTCGCCGAACGCCTCGCCGACCGCGTCCCCATGTGGATCACGGTCAACGAGCCCGCCGAGGTCACGCTGCTCGGCTACGCGCTGGGCGCGCACGCCCCCGGCCGCACCCTCCTCTTCGACGCCCTGCCAGCCGCCCACCACCAGCTCCTCGCCCACGGCCTCGCCGTGCGCGCCCTGCGCGCGGCGGGCGCGGACAACATCGGCGTCGCCCTCTCGCACGCCCCGGTCTGGACGGCCGGGGACACCGACGAGGACCGCATCGGCGCGGAGCTGTACGACACGCTCACCAACTGGCTCTTCGCCGACCCGGTCCTCACCGGCCGCTACCCGGACGAGAACCTCGCGGCGCTGATGCCGGGCCCGGTCGCCGACGACCTCAAGGTCATCTCCGCTCCGCTCGACTGGTACGGCGTCAACTACTACAACCCCACCCTCGTCGGAGCGCCCGGGCCCGAGACGCCGGACACCTTCTCCGGCTACACGATGCCCGCCGGACTCCCCTTCGGCATAAGGGAGATCGAGGGATACGAGAGGACCGGTTTCGGCTGGCCCGTCGTCCCCGAGGGGCTGACCGAGATCGTCACCGCTCTCCACACCCGCTACGGCGACCGCCTCCCGCCGCTGTACGTCACCGAGAACGGCTGCGCCCTGGAGGAGCCCCACGCGGACGACCGCCGCATCGCCTACCTGGAGAGCCATCTGTCCGCCCTGCGCGCGGCGATGGACGCCGGGGTGGACGTACGCGGCTACTTCACCTGGTCGCTCACCGACAACATCGAGTGGACGGAGGGCGCCTCGCAGCGGTTCGGCCTGGTCCACATCGACTACGAGACCCTGACCCGTACGCCCAAGCGCTCCTACGCCTGGTACCGCGAGCTGATCCGCGCACAGAAGGCACAGAAACGGAATCCGGCGGTCGAAAGGGCTTACGCCATGCCCCCCGAGTGA
- a CDS encoding alpha-L-fucosidase, giving the protein MVASWWSRARLGIFVHWTPASVPGWAPPYVPAAGLPAAGRRAPLAWTSYAEWYENALRFPGSPVAAHHRATYGKRPYTAFGRDFEDGLAGWDPAAWARAFREAGAGYAVLVTKHHDGFCLWPSETENPHRPGWHTARDVVGEFAEAVRAEGLRFGVYYSGGLDWTFDDRPIGTAADMFSAVPRGGYPAYADAQLRELIRRYRPDILWNDIAWPASAGEIRSLVDFYRFTVPHGVVNDRLLPYAPHWRGLNLPGAKALYNWWDRRTVARGEGFVPRTPPVYDFRTPEYARYEGSDPYEITRGVDHSFGYNRASGADAFIGREALTSLVRDTAADGGRVLLNVGPRGEDATIPAEQRLRLEWLAEEAGALTPDGPIPG; this is encoded by the coding sequence ATGGTCGCTTCATGGTGGTCCCGGGCCCGGCTGGGGATCTTCGTTCACTGGACACCCGCATCGGTCCCCGGCTGGGCCCCGCCCTACGTCCCCGCCGCCGGACTCCCGGCGGCCGGCCGGCGCGCGCCCCTGGCCTGGACCTCGTACGCGGAGTGGTACGAGAACGCGCTCCGCTTCCCCGGCTCCCCGGTCGCCGCCCACCACCGCGCCACTTACGGGAAGCGCCCCTACACGGCCTTCGGCCGCGACTTCGAGGACGGGCTCGCCGGCTGGGACCCGGCCGCCTGGGCCCGCGCGTTCCGGGAGGCGGGGGCCGGATACGCGGTCCTGGTCACCAAGCACCACGACGGGTTCTGCCTCTGGCCCTCGGAGACGGAGAACCCGCACCGCCCCGGCTGGCACACCGCCCGGGACGTGGTGGGCGAGTTCGCCGAAGCCGTACGGGCCGAGGGCCTGCGCTTCGGCGTCTACTACTCCGGCGGGCTCGACTGGACCTTCGACGACCGGCCCATCGGGACCGCCGCCGACATGTTCTCCGCCGTCCCGCGCGGCGGCTACCCCGCCTACGCCGACGCGCAGCTGCGGGAGCTGATCCGCCGCTACCGGCCCGACATCCTCTGGAACGACATCGCCTGGCCCGCCTCCGCCGGCGAGATCCGCTCACTGGTCGACTTCTACCGCTTCACCGTCCCGCACGGTGTCGTCAACGACCGCCTGCTGCCCTACGCCCCGCACTGGCGGGGCCTGAACCTGCCGGGAGCGAAGGCGCTGTACAACTGGTGGGACCGCCGGACGGTGGCGCGGGGCGAGGGCTTCGTCCCGCGCACACCGCCCGTCTACGACTTCCGCACCCCGGAGTACGCCCGCTACGAGGGCTCCGACCCGTACGAGATCACCCGGGGCGTCGACCACAGCTTCGGCTACAACCGGGCCTCGGGGGCCGACGCCTTCATCGGCCGTGAAGCCCTCACCTCACTGGTCCGCGACACGGCGGCCGACGGCGGGAGAGTCCTGCTCAACGTGGGGCCGCGCGGCGAGGACGCGACGATCCCCGCCGAGCAGCGCCTCCGCCTGGAGTGGCTGGCCGAGGAGGCCGGGGCCCTCACGCCAGATGGACCCATTCCTGGGTGA
- a CDS encoding GNAT family N-acetyltransferase, protein MTDPVIRALTPSDAALFTTFQDSPHVGRAAFGHAYTSTADGGEYRPDWSWVALRDDTVIARAAWWGAPGDTEPVVLNWFDFADGEAEAGAELLRRAPFDKEYEVIAPAGWRDDPAVRAAVEARVAAATAAGMKPLVERYRYRWTPDCPLPERTGRLTFRPEPDDEVVLDVLRRVHSATLDAHARKAIEGPGGLDAAAREELDFFHWCPSPREWLRIAYTPDGEVAGIQVPAHNPSGPCVGFIGVVPEARGHGYGYDLLVECTRFLVERGAEFVAGATDQGNIPMAAAFARAGYPVTQEWVHLA, encoded by the coding sequence ATGACCGATCCGGTCATCCGCGCGCTCACCCCGAGCGACGCCGCACTCTTCACCACGTTCCAGGACAGCCCTCACGTCGGCCGGGCCGCCTTCGGCCACGCGTACACCTCGACGGCCGACGGCGGCGAGTACCGCCCCGACTGGTCCTGGGTCGCCCTGCGCGACGACACCGTGATCGCCAGAGCGGCCTGGTGGGGCGCGCCCGGCGACACCGAGCCCGTCGTGCTCAACTGGTTCGACTTCGCGGACGGGGAGGCGGAGGCGGGCGCCGAACTCCTGCGCCGCGCCCCGTTCGACAAGGAGTACGAGGTGATCGCGCCCGCCGGCTGGCGGGACGACCCTGCGGTGCGGGCCGCCGTCGAGGCGCGGGTCGCCGCCGCGACGGCGGCCGGCATGAAGCCGCTGGTCGAGCGCTACCGCTACCGGTGGACCCCCGACTGCCCGCTGCCCGAGCGGACGGGGCGGCTCACCTTCCGTCCGGAGCCGGACGACGAGGTGGTCCTCGATGTGCTGCGCCGGGTCCACTCGGCCACGCTGGACGCCCACGCCCGCAAGGCCATCGAGGGCCCCGGAGGTCTGGACGCGGCGGCCCGGGAGGAGCTGGACTTCTTCCACTGGTGCCCCTCGCCGAGGGAGTGGTTGCGGATCGCGTACACGCCGGACGGCGAGGTGGCGGGCATTCAGGTGCCCGCGCACAACCCTTCGGGGCCCTGCGTCGGCTTCATCGGGGTCGTCCCCGAGGCGCGCGGGCACGGCTACGGCTACGACCTGCTGGTGGAGTGCACGCGCTTCCTCGTCGAGCGGGGCGCCGAGTTCGTCGCGGGTGCGACGGACCAGGGGAACATCCCGATGGCCGCCGCGTTCGCCCGCGCCGGGTACCCGGTCACCCAGGAATGGGTCCATCTGGCGTGA
- a CDS encoding DUF1707 and FHA domain-containing protein: MTSSFEFHTGPARLSDAQRDRVLGVLRDGAAQGKLSHDTFMRRMELALVARRPEELAALTSDLEAGGGWSQGLVRAVGGISAFPGRLRRAWQTERLPKLLLPAPGPYPLLIGRDPANGLRLNHETVSRLHAELSARNGRWVLRDLSSTNGTCVNGQRLVGSIPVRDGDQVSFGRMSFRLTAPAPRPPELPSPAPRSSAQPPELPPPVPRPSAHPPELPPPHPGHPPA; this comes from the coding sequence GTGACGTCCTCCTTCGAGTTCCACACGGGTCCCGCGCGGCTTTCGGACGCCCAGCGCGACCGTGTCCTCGGCGTGCTCAGAGACGGTGCGGCACAGGGCAAGCTGTCGCACGACACGTTCATGCGGCGCATGGAGCTCGCCCTCGTCGCCCGGCGCCCGGAGGAGCTGGCGGCTCTCACCTCCGACCTGGAGGCCGGCGGCGGCTGGTCCCAGGGCCTGGTCCGCGCGGTGGGCGGGATCTCCGCCTTCCCCGGGCGGCTGCGCCGCGCCTGGCAGACCGAGCGGCTCCCCAAGCTGCTGCTCCCGGCGCCCGGTCCGTACCCGCTGCTCATCGGCCGCGACCCGGCCAACGGACTGCGCCTCAACCACGAGACCGTCTCCCGGCTGCACGCCGAACTCTCCGCCCGGAACGGCCGTTGGGTGCTGCGCGACCTCAGCTCCACCAACGGCACCTGCGTCAACGGCCAGCGGCTCGTCGGCTCCATCCCGGTGCGGGACGGGGACCAGGTGAGCTTCGGGCGGATGAGCTTCCGCCTCACCGCCCCGGCCCCCCGCCCGCCCGAGCTGCCGTCGCCCGCGCCCCGCTCGTCCGCGCAGCCGCCCGAGCTTCCCCCGCCCGTGCCCCGGCCGTCCGCCCACCCGCCCGAGCTGCCACCGCCCCACCCCGGTCACCCGCCCGCCTGA
- a CDS encoding cytochrome P450, which translates to MPADRPDALPAARRPHRLAGGQPGLLAPGATTDPYRLRLYRLLRTDHPLAYDPGLGAWLLSRYADVALALTDPRFTGYPHDGAPRGRAPVPLGLCRGSLVCVPPAVPHRTAEPAVERTAYVLARRIAGRERADLVADFCRWLPAGAAAAVAGLSYPDLSTLPRGALHRRAGGGGGDCAGSTALREHALASFLANMLDAPDLLAAATAGEGEGAGALLGRAWAETLRRDPPVQIVLRRTRTEVAVSGGTLPADAPVACLIGAAGRDPARFGAPDRFDPLRSDADPLLIGPAGCPAALIGGLEAEHGLRALVTAMPGIRWADGFRPAAGGLLTRGPRALLVRTS; encoded by the coding sequence ATGCCGGCCGACCGCCCCGACGCGCTGCCCGCCGCCCGCCGACCGCACCGGCTCGCGGGCGGGCAGCCGGGCCTGCTGGCGCCGGGGGCCACGACCGATCCGTACCGGCTGCGCCTCTACCGCCTGCTGCGCACCGACCATCCCCTCGCCTACGACCCGGGCCTCGGCGCCTGGCTCCTCAGCCGGTACGCGGACGTGGCCCTGGCTCTCACCGACCCCCGGTTCACCGGCTACCCGCACGACGGGGCCCCGCGCGGCCGGGCCCCCGTGCCGCTCGGCCTCTGCCGGGGCAGCCTGGTCTGCGTCCCGCCGGCCGTGCCGCACCGCACCGCCGAGCCCGCCGTGGAGCGGACCGCGTATGTCCTGGCCCGCCGGATCGCCGGGCGCGAACGGGCGGACCTGGTCGCCGACTTCTGCCGCTGGCTGCCCGCGGGCGCCGCCGCGGCGGTGGCCGGTCTCTCCTACCCGGACCTGAGCACCCTGCCCCGGGGCGCCCTCCACCGGCGGGCCGGCGGGGGAGGCGGTGACTGCGCCGGGTCGACCGCGCTCCGTGAGCACGCCCTCGCCTCGTTCCTCGCCAACATGCTCGACGCCCCCGACCTGCTGGCCGCCGCGACGGCCGGCGAAGGGGAGGGGGCCGGGGCGCTGCTCGGACGGGCCTGGGCGGAGACCCTGCGCCGCGATCCGCCCGTCCAGATCGTGCTGCGCCGCACCCGTACCGAGGTGGCCGTCAGCGGCGGCACCCTCCCCGCCGACGCGCCCGTCGCCTGCCTCATCGGCGCGGCGGGCCGCGACCCGGCCCGGTTCGGCGCGCCCGACCGCTTCGACCCGCTGCGCTCCGACGCCGACCCGCTGCTCATCGGTCCGGCCGGCTGCCCCGCGGCCCTCATCGGCGGACTGGAGGCCGAACACGGCCTGCGCGCCCTGGTGACGGCCATGCCCGGCATCCGCTGGGCCGACGGCTTCCGCCCGGCGGCGGGCGGCCTGCTCACCCGCGGCCCGCGCGCCCTCCTCGTACGCACGTCCTGA
- the treY gene encoding malto-oligosyltrehalose synthase has translation MTPTATYRLQLQPDFPFAAAEKAVPYLAALGVSHLHLSPVLEAVPGSPHGYDVVDHSRVRAELGGEEGLRSLASAAREQGLGLVLDIVPNHMAASPRHNRRLWEVLREGPSSPSARWFDIDWVAGGGRMLLPVLGGPLGGELERLSVDGEVLRHGELEFPLRAGTADLPLPELLDAQHYRLGWWRLARTELNYRRFFTVSELIGVRVEHPEVFDATHAKVLELLRDGVLDGLRVDHPDGLAAPAAYLERLNRATGGRWTVVEKILTGDERLPADWAVAGTTGYDALHRIDGLFTDPSGAAELLGRYREFAGPPDDRGGDWTATVRRAAYRVATHELAAETAWLTRLATGICGRDPALRDHAPWALETAVRELLVRVPVYRPYVTAGEPPSRIAEETLTDEAVRDAKAVFSVPEEAAAVDVVRDLALGRLGGGAEQAAFCARFAQTASALHAKSVEDTAFYRYVPLLSATEVGGAPGQPAVSPERFHAFASRIARDWPATGTVLTTHDTKRSADVRARIAVLSQCPERWAALVAELTAATPVAAPDPQLAWAAWQSAYGCAELPADELSARLEPALLKAVREAGLFTSWTEPDPGYERAVTDFVAAGPGAGAGAARTLLAEFADALAPHVRAQVLGAALVQLTMPGVPDLYQGTESEYLALVDPDNRRPFRRPESGGEKQALTAVALRLRRELPGVFGESGTYAPLTARGPAAPHLLSFCRSGEVVTAVTRLSLRLAEDGGWRDTVLELPDGGPWLDLLSASPGREFGGGVVAAAELFAERPVALLRRVRD, from the coding sequence ATGACGCCCACCGCCACGTACCGGCTGCAGCTCCAGCCCGACTTTCCGTTCGCCGCCGCCGAGAAGGCCGTGCCGTACCTCGCCGCGCTCGGCGTCTCGCACCTCCACCTGTCGCCCGTCCTGGAGGCGGTCCCCGGCTCCCCGCACGGTTACGACGTGGTCGACCACAGCCGGGTCCGGGCGGAGCTGGGCGGGGAGGAGGGGCTGCGCTCGCTCGCCTCGGCCGCCCGGGAGCAGGGGCTCGGCCTGGTCCTGGACATCGTGCCCAACCACATGGCGGCCTCGCCCCGGCACAACCGGCGGCTGTGGGAGGTGCTGCGCGAGGGCCCGTCCTCCCCGTCCGCCCGCTGGTTCGACATCGACTGGGTGGCGGGCGGGGGCCGGATGCTGCTGCCGGTGCTCGGCGGGCCGCTCGGCGGGGAGCTGGAGCGGCTCTCGGTGGACGGGGAGGTGCTGCGCCACGGCGAGCTGGAGTTCCCGTTGCGTGCCGGGACCGCGGACCTTCCGCTGCCGGAGCTGCTGGACGCCCAGCACTACCGGCTCGGCTGGTGGCGCCTCGCCCGCACCGAGCTGAACTACCGGCGGTTCTTCACCGTGTCGGAGCTGATCGGGGTCCGCGTCGAGCACCCGGAGGTCTTCGACGCCACCCACGCCAAGGTCCTCGAACTGCTCCGTGACGGGGTGCTGGACGGGCTGCGCGTCGACCATCCCGACGGCCTCGCCGCGCCCGCCGCCTATCTGGAGCGGCTGAACAGGGCTACCGGTGGCCGATGGACGGTGGTGGAGAAGATCCTCACCGGTGACGAGCGGCTCCCGGCGGACTGGGCGGTCGCCGGCACCACCGGGTACGACGCGCTGCACCGGATCGACGGGCTGTTCACCGACCCGTCCGGCGCGGCGGAGCTGCTCGGCCGCTACCGGGAGTTCGCGGGCCCGCCCGACGACCGGGGCGGCGACTGGACGGCGACGGTGCGCCGGGCCGCGTACCGGGTGGCGACGCATGAGCTGGCCGCCGAGACGGCGTGGCTGACCCGGCTCGCGACGGGGATCTGCGGCCGGGACCCCGCGCTGCGCGACCACGCGCCCTGGGCGCTGGAGACAGCGGTCCGGGAGCTGCTGGTGCGGGTCCCGGTCTACCGCCCGTACGTCACGGCGGGCGAACCGCCGTCGCGGATCGCCGAGGAGACGCTGACCGACGAGGCGGTACGGGACGCGAAGGCGGTGTTCTCCGTGCCGGAGGAGGCGGCGGCCGTGGACGTCGTACGGGATCTGGCGCTCGGGCGGCTCGGCGGCGGGGCTGAACAGGCGGCGTTCTGCGCCCGGTTCGCGCAGACCGCGTCGGCGCTGCACGCCAAGTCGGTGGAGGACACGGCGTTCTACCGCTACGTCCCGCTGCTCTCGGCCACCGAGGTGGGCGGGGCCCCGGGGCAGCCCGCGGTGTCGCCGGAGCGGTTCCACGCCTTCGCCTCCCGGATCGCCCGCGACTGGCCCGCCACCGGCACGGTCCTGACCACGCACGACACCAAGCGCAGCGCGGATGTGCGGGCCCGGATCGCGGTGCTGTCCCAGTGTCCGGAGCGGTGGGCGGCGCTGGTGGCGGAGCTGACGGCGGCGACACCCGTGGCGGCCCCGGATCCGCAACTGGCCTGGGCCGCCTGGCAGTCGGCGTACGGCTGCGCTGAGCTGCCGGCCGACGAGCTGTCCGCGCGGCTGGAGCCGGCCCTGCTGAAGGCGGTGCGGGAGGCGGGCCTGTTCACCAGTTGGACGGAGCCGGATCCGGGGTACGAGCGGGCGGTGACGGACTTCGTCGCCGCCGGTCCGGGCGCCGGGGCGGGCGCGGCCCGGACGCTGCTCGCCGAGTTCGCGGACGCGCTCGCCCCGCACGTGCGGGCCCAGGTGCTGGGGGCGGCGCTGGTGCAGCTGACGATGCCGGGGGTGCCGGATCTCTACCAGGGCACGGAGAGCGAGTACCTGGCCCTGGTCGACCCGGACAACCGGCGGCCTTTCCGGCGTCCGGAGTCCGGGGGCGAGAAGCAGGCGCTGACGGCGGTCGCGCTCCGGCTTCGGCGGGAACTGCCCGGTGTGTTCGGGGAGTCCGGGACGTACGCGCCGCTGACGGCCCGGGGCCCGGCCGCCCCGCACCTGCTGTCCTTCTGCCGTTCGGGCGAAGTGGTCACGGCGGTGACCCGGTTGTCGCTGCGGCTGGCCGAGGACGGGGGCTGGCGGGACACGGTGCTGGAGCTGCCGGACGGGGGCCCCTGGCTGGACCTGCTGTCGGCGTCGCCGGGCCGGGAGTTCGGGGGCGGTGTGGTGGCGGCGGCCGAGTTGTTCGCCGAGCGGCCGGTGGCGCTGCTGCGGCGGGTGCGGGACTGA
- the glgX gene encoding glycogen debranching protein GlgX yields the protein MQVWPGHAYPLGATYDGAGTNFAVFSEAAHRIELCLLHDDGSETAVELRETDAFVRHAYLPGVMPGQRYGFRVHGPYEPQRGQRCNSAKLLLDPYARAVAGKIQWGEEVYGYPFGRPDARNDLDSAPHTMSSVVVNPYFDWGDDRRPRTDYHRTVIYEAHVKGLTMLHPGLPPELRGTYAGLAHPEVIAHLTELGVTAIELMPVHQFVQDHRLSDMGLANYWGYNTIGFFAPHNTYASWGERGEQVLEFKQAVKALHQAGIEVILDVVYNHTAEGNHLGPTLSFRGLDNASYYRLTDDQRYYMDTTGTGNSLLMRSPHVLQMIMDSLRYWVTEMHVDGFRFDLAATLARQFHEVDRLSSFFDLVQQDPVVSQVKLIAEPWDVGEGGYQVGNFPPLWTEWNGKYRDTVRDLWRGEPRTLAEFAGRLTGSSDLYQDDGRRPLASINFTTCHDGFTLHDLVSYNDKRNDANGEDNRDGESHNRSWNCGAEGETDDPEVLELRARQMRNFIATLMLSQGVPMLSHGDEFARTQNGNNNAYCQDNELAWVHWPDPDEEAGSPASTLLEFTRAMVWLRRDHPVFRRRRFFHGRPVEGTHDELSDIAWFTPEGEEMTQRDWQAAHAKAMTVFLNGHAISEPGPRGERISDDSFLLMFNASAETLEFAVPVGHGEQWQVVVDTARPEGVEPGAGPKVAEGEEVTLIGRSLTVLKRPA from the coding sequence ATGCAGGTCTGGCCGGGACACGCTTACCCCCTCGGCGCCACGTACGACGGCGCCGGCACCAATTTCGCGGTCTTCTCCGAGGCCGCCCACCGGATCGAACTGTGCCTGTTGCACGACGACGGCTCGGAGACGGCGGTGGAACTCCGCGAGACCGACGCCTTCGTGCGCCACGCCTATCTGCCCGGGGTGATGCCGGGTCAGCGGTACGGCTTCCGGGTGCACGGCCCCTACGAGCCCCAGCGCGGGCAGCGGTGCAACTCCGCGAAGCTGCTGCTGGACCCGTACGCCCGCGCGGTGGCCGGGAAGATCCAGTGGGGCGAGGAGGTGTACGGATATCCGTTCGGCAGGCCGGACGCCCGCAACGACCTCGACTCGGCCCCGCACACCATGAGCTCGGTGGTGGTCAACCCGTACTTCGACTGGGGCGACGACCGCCGCCCCCGGACGGACTACCACCGCACGGTGATCTACGAGGCCCATGTGAAAGGCCTGACGATGCTGCACCCGGGGCTACCTCCCGAGTTGCGCGGCACGTACGCGGGGCTCGCGCACCCGGAGGTGATCGCCCACCTGACCGAACTGGGCGTCACCGCGATCGAGCTGATGCCCGTTCACCAGTTCGTGCAGGACCACCGGCTTTCGGACATGGGGCTCGCCAACTACTGGGGCTACAACACCATCGGCTTCTTCGCCCCGCACAACACGTACGCCTCCTGGGGCGAGCGCGGCGAGCAGGTGCTGGAGTTCAAGCAGGCGGTGAAGGCGCTGCACCAGGCGGGCATCGAGGTCATCCTCGACGTGGTGTACAACCACACGGCCGAGGGCAACCACCTCGGCCCGACGCTCTCCTTCCGCGGCCTCGACAACGCCTCCTACTACCGGCTCACCGACGACCAGCGCTATTACATGGACACCACGGGGACCGGGAACTCCCTGCTCATGAGGTCCCCGCACGTCCTCCAGATGATCATGGACTCGCTGCGGTACTGGGTGACCGAGATGCATGTGGACGGCTTCCGCTTCGACCTCGCGGCGACACTCGCCCGGCAGTTCCACGAGGTGGACCGGCTCTCCTCGTTCTTCGACCTGGTGCAGCAGGACCCGGTCGTCAGCCAGGTGAAGCTGATCGCGGAGCCGTGGGACGTCGGCGAGGGCGGCTACCAGGTGGGCAACTTCCCGCCGCTGTGGACCGAGTGGAACGGCAAGTACCGCGACACGGTCCGCGATCTGTGGCGGGGTGAGCCCCGCACCCTGGCGGAGTTCGCCGGCCGGCTCACCGGCTCGTCCGACCTCTACCAGGACGACGGCCGCCGCCCGCTCGCCTCGATCAACTTCACCACCTGCCACGACGGCTTCACCCTGCACGACCTCGTCTCGTACAACGACAAGCGCAACGACGCCAACGGGGAGGACAACCGGGACGGCGAGAGCCACAACCGGTCCTGGAACTGCGGCGCGGAGGGCGAGACCGACGACCCCGAGGTCCTGGAACTGCGCGCCCGCCAGATGCGGAACTTCATCGCCACGCTGATGCTCTCGCAGGGTGTGCCGATGCTGAGCCACGGCGACGAGTTCGCCCGTACGCAGAACGGCAACAACAACGCCTACTGCCAGGACAACGAGCTGGCCTGGGTGCACTGGCCCGATCCGGACGAGGAGGCCGGCTCCCCCGCCTCGACGCTGCTGGAGTTCACCCGGGCGATGGTGTGGCTGCGCCGCGACCACCCCGTGTTCCGGCGCCGCCGCTTCTTCCACGGACGGCCGGTGGAGGGCACCCACGACGAGCTCTCCGACATCGCCTGGTTCACTCCCGAGGGCGAGGAGATGACGCAGCGGGACTGGCAGGCGGCGCACGCGAAGGCGATGACCGTCTTCCTGAACGGGCACGCGATCTCGGAGCCGGGGCCGCGCGGCGAGCGGATCTCTGACGACTCGTTCCTGCTGATGTTCAACGCGAGCGCCGAGACGCTGGAGTTCGCCGTCCCGGTCGGCCACGGGGAGCAGTGGCAGGTCGTCGTCGACACCGCGCGTCCCGAAGGGGTGGAGCCGGGGGCGGGCCCGAAGGTCGCCGAGGGCGAAGAGGTCACGCTGATCGGGCGCAGCCTGACCGTGCTGAAGCGGCCCGCCTGA
- a CDS encoding SAV2148 family HEPN domain-containing protein, translated as MSSGGFELPPGDAGHEGESTDAPPGAVSLAQPVEIGAELDWGSEAWNEVRTRAQRAGRAYIWLNLVEQRLRAVVAAVLRPIYEPVHGEEWVVAAAGPAGQEWVQRAVAVREVSRRKGYLLDPADDNVLSFLTLPQLRELMVQHWPCFEPYFDDRRDVELALDELEVARNVVSRNRALNEAVLAQAERASARLLDILGSGAGVPSADRLPVDAVEELVGDRYADVVSVHPDRVRLQRQLPAEDLFGGARRLDAIGIGLNLLVQNFSGRRLVRLAETGCRVRLLFINPASSAVRRRERELGLKKGELSRSVEMNILHMRRVRSKLRDPGAFEIQVFDETPRFTAYLVDGDGPDAVGVVQPYLRRARGMEAPVLVLRGGGRRTVVRAGQDSEHGLFETYREEFESVWTDSRPVS; from the coding sequence GTGAGCTCGGGAGGGTTCGAGCTGCCCCCAGGTGACGCGGGTCACGAGGGGGAATCGACCGATGCCCCGCCCGGGGCGGTGTCTCTCGCGCAGCCCGTGGAGATCGGCGCCGAGCTGGACTGGGGCTCGGAGGCCTGGAACGAGGTGCGCACGCGGGCCCAGCGGGCCGGACGCGCCTATATCTGGCTGAATCTGGTCGAACAGCGTCTGCGGGCCGTCGTCGCCGCGGTGCTCCGGCCGATCTACGAGCCGGTGCACGGCGAGGAGTGGGTGGTGGCCGCGGCCGGACCGGCCGGGCAGGAGTGGGTGCAGCGTGCCGTCGCCGTACGGGAGGTCTCGCGCCGCAAGGGCTATCTGCTGGACCCGGCCGACGACAACGTCCTCAGCTTCCTGACGCTGCCGCAGCTGCGGGAGCTGATGGTCCAGCACTGGCCCTGTTTCGAGCCGTACTTCGACGACCGGCGCGACGTCGAGCTGGCCCTGGACGAGCTGGAGGTCGCGCGCAACGTCGTCTCCCGCAACCGTGCGCTGAACGAGGCGGTCCTCGCCCAGGCGGAACGGGCCTCCGCCCGGCTCCTGGACATCCTCGGCAGCGGGGCGGGAGTGCCCTCGGCGGACCGGCTGCCGGTGGACGCGGTGGAGGAGCTGGTCGGCGACCGGTACGCGGACGTGGTCTCCGTCCACCCCGACCGGGTCCGGCTCCAGCGCCAGCTGCCCGCCGAGGACCTGTTCGGCGGGGCGCGGCGGCTGGACGCCATCGGGATAGGCCTCAACCTGCTCGTGCAGAACTTCTCCGGCCGCCGGCTCGTCCGGCTCGCCGAAACGGGCTGCCGGGTCCGGCTGCTGTTCATCAATCCGGCCAGCAGCGCGGTACGCCGCCGGGAGCGGGAACTCGGCCTCAAGAAGGGTGAGCTGAGCCGTTCGGTGGAGATGAACATCCTGCACATGCGCCGGGTGCGCTCCAAGCTCCGCGACCCGGGCGCGTTCGAGATCCAGGTCTTCGACGAGACCCCGCGCTTCACCGCCTATCTGGTGGACGGCGACGGGCCGGACGCCGTGGGCGTCGTCCAGCCCTATCTGCGGCGGGCCCGGGGCATGGAGGCGCCCGTGCTGGTGCTGCGCGGCGGGGGCCGGCGGACGGTGGTGCGGGCGGGGCAGGACAGCGAGCACGGACTGTTCGAGACGTACCGCGAGGAGTTCGAATCGGTCTGGACGGACTCCCGGCCGGTCTCCTGA